The Stenotrophomonas maltophilia sequence CTGCCGACGGCAACGATGCGTCCTTCCTGCACGGCCAACGCCTGCGCATGCGGCTGCTGCGGGTCGAGGGTGGTGATGCGGGCATTGCGGATGACCAGCGTGCTCATGCGACGCTCCTTGGAAGTGGAATCGAGTGCGCCAGCGGCGCGACCGGCCAGGCCGAGCGCAACAGCGGCGCCGCTGGCCAGCACGATGTTGCGGCGGCCGTGATCGAGTGGATCGTGACTCATGCGAGGTCTCCCGGAAGACGGTGGACGTCCAGTGCCCAGGTGCCGGGCCCGGCCAGCGCGATGGCCAGCAGTACCGTGGTCCACATCAAGGGGTACTCACTGCCGCCGCGCATCCAGAACCAGCCCTTGGGCAGGGCCAACAGGACGGTGAAGCCGATGAAAGCGGCCGCTGCAAGCGCGGCGATGCGGGTCTGCCATCCCAGCAGCACGGCCAGCCCGGACAGCACCTGCAGCAGGGCCAGCAGCAGCGGCAACGGTGCCACCGCTGGCAGCCCGAAGCCGCGCAGCTCGGTAGCGAAGCCGGACAGTCCCGGTCCACCGAACCAGCCGAACAGCTTGCCCAGCGCGTGTGGCAGCAGGAAGCCTCCTGCGGCCACACGCAGCATCAGCAGGGCCAGGTCGAGGCCATGGCCGGCCAGCATGCTCAGTGCCCGCCTTCCTGCGCGCCGAACATGCTCTTGGCGTACTGGATGCCGATGCCGTAGCCGCCAGCATGGTCGCGGGCAATGCCGGTGGTCAGATCGTAGGTTTCACCGCGTGCCCAGTCGCGCTGCAGCTCAAGCAGGTACTGCACGCTGGTCATCGGCACCGCGCCGGCCTGCACCATGCGGGTGATCGCACGCTCGTGCGCCTCTTCGCTGACATCGCCACAGGCATCGGTGATCACGTAGACCTCGAAACCCTGCGCCAGCGCCGACAGCGCCGGCCCGACGATGCAGACGCTGGTCCACAGGCCAGCAACAACCAGACGGCGCTTGCCGATGCGGTTGATCTCATCGATCACCGGCTGGTCTTCCCAGGTGTTCATCGAGGTGCGGTCGAACACCGTCTGGCCCGGAAAGATCTGCGGCAGTTCGGGGAACATCGGGCCGGAGAACGACGTTTCGGCGACGGTGGTCAGCACCACCGGCACGTTGAAGCCCTTGGCGCCCTTGCTGATCAGCGACACGTTGTTGCGCAGCGCGGAGATGTCGATGGTGTGGGTGGCAAACGCCATCTGCGACTGGAAGTCGATCAGCACCAGGGCATGGTCGGTCGGCGACAGCAGTGCCGGGGCGGGAGTAGCGGTGGCAAGGCTCATGGGTGGACTCCGTTGGAAACACGATCAAGGGGAAGCAACAGGGCGGCATCGCCGGCGACGTACTGGCCGGGGCTGCAGCCGGTCTCCGCGCGGAAGCTGCGGACGAAATGGCTCTGGTCAAAGAAGCCGAGCTGCTGCGCCAGGCAGGACATCGGCAGATGCTGGGCCGACAACAGCTGGCGCGCACGTTCGATACGGCGGCGACGTACATAACGCAGCGGGCTGGCGCCGGTACCGCTGCGGAACAGGCGCACAAGATGGAAGCGACTGACGCAGGCGGCGGCCGCCAGTTCGGTGACCCGCAGCGGCTGTGACAGGTGTTCATCGACATAGCGCAATGCACGCTGCAATGCTGCGACCTGCTGCGGTGCCAGCGACGCAGCGGGGAATTCCTGTGGAGTAACGGTGGCCATCGAGGACGCCGCGAGGGGGTGGCCCATGGTGCGGGCCCCCTGCGCGACGCCCTACCCCCGTCGGTCGAGGCCCACGCCTACCCGAATGGGGGAGGCCGGCGGCCGATCACGCGGCGACCGAACAGCCGTGCGTCCAGCGAATAGGCGCCCGGCCCCAGCACCAGCAGTGCCAGAGGCAGCAGCGCCAGTGGCCAAGGCCCGGGCAGCGTGGACAGAAACGCGGTCGCCATCACCGCCGCCAGTGGTGTCAGCGCACCAAGTGCGAGCATCGCCACGGCCAGCAGGCACAAGGTCGACAACCAGCCCCCTGGCATATCGGGCGCGCAAAGTGCGGCCGCAACGCACAGCCGCAACCACAGCAGGCCGACGCCCGGGCCACGGTCGGGAAACATCACGAACAGGCGCTGCATGGCCGGGCTCCACGGGGTATGCCGGCGTGATACCGGATGGGGCCGCGTGCCGCCTACCCCGTTCGGGTCACCCTGGCCTGCCCCGCACCTGCCAGAATGCGCACCATGCGTGGCCGCCCCTTCCCATTCCTGCGTCGCCTGCCGGCGCTGCTGACGTGCCTGCTGTTGATGACCGCCCTGCCCGCGCTCGCCGTGCAGCGTCCCGCGCTGAGCAGCGGACTGCCCGGCTACGAGCACACCGCATGGCGGGTCGGCCAAGGGGCGCCTGGCGATATCTGGGACATCGCGCAGGACCGTGATGGACTGCTGTGGCTGGCGACCGGTTCTGGCCTGTACCGCTTCGACGGCCGCCGTTTTGAACGCCAGGCGCCGCCACCGGGCAGCAGCTTCCCGTCCACCAACATGGTCACCCTGGCAGTCGGGCGCGATGACGCAATGTGGATCGGCTACTTCCAGGCCGGCATCAGCCAACTCGCACGCGGCCAACTGCACAACTACGGCCGGCAACAGGGCGTACCAGTCGGCGTCGTGCCGCACTTCAGCCAGGACCGCGAGGGCCGCCTCTGGGCAGCGATCAACGGCGGACTGCGCTGGTTCGATGGCCGGCGCTGGCAAGCCCCGCCCGCCTCCGCCGGGCTACCGGAACGCCGCGTGCAATGGGTGTTGCATGACAGCCGTGGCACGTTCTGGGTACTGGCCGATCTGAAGATCTGGATGCGCGGGCCGCGCCAGGCGGCCTTCGTCGATACCGGCATCGCCGTCTCGCAGATGGCAACACTGGTGGAGAGCCCGCAGGGTGAGGTGTGGCTGGCCGACCGCCTCCGTGGTGCCTCGCCACTGGCAAACGCACACGGGCTGCTGGCCGAGCCCGAACGTGAGGCACGGCGCCTGCCCGACCTGGTCGCTGCCCGCATGCAGTTCACCACCGACGGCGCGCTGTGGGCGACGATGAGCCCGCATGGAGGCGTCGCCCGGGTCACATTCGAGGGCACCCGTGCCCTGCGCATGGAGCGCTTCGATTCGCCGCACGGACTGACCGCCACCTCGGCGGTGCCGATCATCGTCGATCGCGAAGGCAATCTCTGGGTCGGTACCAATCTCGGCCTCAACCGCTTCCGCGCGCGCAGCGTGCACACCCTGCTGGTCGGCCCCAGTGATCCCTACCGCTCGCTGGTGCGTGCCGGCGATGGCCGCGTGTATGGCTATGGCGAAGACCTCAAGCCCTACGATCTGCGGCGCACGCTGCTGGATGGCAGCGCCACGCAGTTGCAGTCCGCCGCACGCCTGGCACCCACGCCGATCTGGCAGTTCGACTGGGTCAATCTTGCGCGCACGGTCGCCGGCCACACCTCGTTGATCCCGCTGCCGGCCCCGTTCACCGGGCAACCATTGCATGCGCTGCTGTTCCCTGACGACGCGCAGGCCTGGGTGTGCGCCGGCGAACGCGGGGTGCTGCACTACCAGCACGCCCAGTGGCAGCGCGAGGTCCGCCTGCCCGAACAGGCCTGCTCGTCGCTGGCGCTGGATGCCCAAGGCCAGCTGCTGCTTGGCTATGCCGACGGCCGCCTGCGCCGGATGAGTACGAACCGCATCGAGAGCTTCGATGCCAGCCAGGGCCTGTCGGCGGGGCCGATCACCGCAATGCTGCATCACCAGGACCTGCTGCTGGTCGCCGGCGAAGCCGGCCTGGCTGCGCGGCTGGGCAATGGACGTTTCGTTCCGGTGCGCACCGACATGGCCGGCGTCCTGGAAGGCATCACCGGCATGGTCGCCGATCCGAACGGACACCTCTGGTTCAATGGCAGCCGTGGCCTGGTGCGGATGGAAAGCGGGCAGCTGCGCCGCGCCTTGCGCAGCGGACTACCAGTCACGCCACGCCTGTTCGACGCGATCGACGGCATGCCTGGCATTGCCCTGCAGAGTGGACCAATCGCAACCGCGACGCTGGCCGACGACGGCCTGCTATGGCTGGCCACCAACCAGGGCCTGGCCTGGCTGGACACCACGCGTTCGCACGTCAACACGCTGGCACCCAGCGTTCGCATCGGCGACGTGCTGTATGGCAGCGAACAGCAACCACTGCAGGACGGCCTGCGCCTGCCGGCCGGCACCAGCCAGCTGCAGATCGACTACGTGGCCCTTTCACTGGCCCGACCGGAGCGCAACCGCTATCGCTATCGCTTGTCCGGCGTCGATGTCGGCTGGCAGGACGCAGGCAGCAGCACCCGCGCCTATTACACCAATCTGGCGCCGGGTAGCTATCGCTTCGACGTGGAAGCCGCCAATGAGGACGGCATCTGGAGCACGGTCCCGGCCAGCCGCAGCTTCCGCATCGCACCCACCTTCACCCAGACCGTGTGGTTCAAGCTGCTGTGCGTGGCCGCCGTGCTGGCGCTGCTCGTGCTGGCCGTGCGCATCCGCAGTGGCCAGCTCGCTGCGCTGTTCCGTGCTCGCCTGCAGGAGCGCAATGGCGAACGTGAACGCATTGCGCGCGACCTGCACGACACCCTGCTGCAGGGCAGCCAGGGCCTGATCCTGCGCCTGCATGCAATCAGCCAGTCCGCGCAGACGCCAGAAGCAGTACGCGGCCAGCTGGAGTCGGCGATGCAGCTGGCCGAGCGCAATCTGGCCGAGGGCCGCGAGCGCGTCAACGCATTGCGCGACGGCCCATTCTCCGGTCGCGACCTGGCTTCGGCATTGGCCGATGTGCATGCCGAGTACGCCGGGCATGGCACCAATCCCCTGCGCCTTACCGTTGAAGGCGCGACGCCGCCACTGCAGGCCGATGCCGCGGAGGAAGTATTCCTGATTGGTCGCGAGGCCATCCGCAACGCATTGCGCCACGCCGATGCCAGTGCCATTGAAGTGGAACTGTCCTACGGCACGCGCTGCTTCCTGCTGCACGTACGGGATGACGGTGTCGGCATCGCCGATGAAGACGCTGGACACGGCCATTGGGGTCTGCAGGGAATGCGTGAGCGTGCACAGCGGCTCGGGGCCGAGCTGCAGCTGTGGACCCGCCCCGGACTGGGTACCGAAGTAGCGCTGGCGGTCCCCGCCCGGCGCCTGTATCACCGCCGCCCATCGCGTTGGCGCTGGCCCTGGAGTAGCGCAAACCATGACTGAGTCACCTGCCCCGATCGGCGTACTGGTGGTCGACGACCACCCGCTGCTGCGTGACGGCCTGGCGGCGCTGCTGGGCGCGCAACCCGATCTGCGCCTGCTCGGCGAAGCCGCCGATGGCGAGGAAGCCATCGCACGCTACCAGCAGCTGCAGCCGGACGTGGTGCTGATGGACCTGCAGATGCCACGCCTGGATGGTGTGGAAGCCATCGTGCGGATCCGCGCGATGGACCCGCGCGCACGCATCATCGTGCTGACCACCTACCGCGGTGACGTACGTGCAGTGCGGGCGCTGCAGGCCGGCGCCAGTGCCTACCTGCTGAAGGACATGCTGCGCCACGAGCTGGTCGATACGATCCGCATGGTCGCCGGCGGCCGCCGCGCACCGATTCCCCCGGCAGTGGCGGCGAGCATCGCCGCACATGTGGTGGAAGACCGGTTGTCGCCGCGCGAGACCGAAGTGCTGCGGCACGTAGCCGGAGGCCTGTCGAACAAGCGCATCGGCGAGCGCATGCAGATTTCCGAGCAGACGGTGAAGGCGCACATGAAGAGCCTGATGGACAAGCTGGGCGTGGGCGATCGCACGCATGCGGTGACCCAGGCGCTGCGGCGCGGCATCATCAGCCTGGACGACAGCGGTCACGATTAAGGGGTTGTTCGGCAGGGCCTGCGGCCCTGCACCCACGGTAGTGCCGGCCGCTGGCCGGCAACCTCAACAGCAAAATCAAAAGCGGGCTCTCCGTGGGATGGCGCAGCGGTGTCGGAGTGCGGGGACGCTGCAAGTACGTCCCTGTAAGCTTGGCAGCCGCATCCATGCGGCTGACACCCCGCACTCCGACACCGCCCCACCTCTGACAGATTCCGATGGCGGTTGGTAGGTGTCGACCTTGGTCGACACGGTAGATCCACGCCATGCATGGATGCTTCTGGATTCCAATTCGAAATATTCGATTCCGATGGAGATTCATCCACGCATGGCGTGGATCTACTGCAGATCGCGGAGATCTGTCGAAGGCGGGGTGGGTCCGGTTGCGGGGGTGACGGCGTCCCCCGCAACCGGACCCACCCCGTCTGCCTACAGGAAACCCGCTGTTTGTGCTGTTGCCGGCCAGCGGCCGGCACTACCGCAGGTGCAGGGCTGCAAGCCCTGCCGAACACCATTCCTTACTTCAAACGCAGCAGCAGGCTGCCGCCCGCACACACCACCGCCAGCCAGGCCACGCCGTACCAGCCCCATTGCGCCAGCGCCAGGCTGCCCAGCGCACCGCCAGCGGCCATGCCGATGAACATGCCGGTGAACAGCAACGCGTTGAGCCGGCTGCGTGCCGGCGGCACCAGGCCGTAGACCAGGGTCTGGTGCGCCACCAGCGCCGACTGGAAACCGAAGTCGAACAGCAGCGCACTCACCGCCAGCAGCGGCAGCAGCGCGGCGGCCGGCAGCCAGGACTCGGCCAGCAGAAGGCCGAAGCCCAGCAGCGCCACTGCGATCGCCAGCCGCGCCACTGCATGGCAGCCCAAGCGATCGGCGAAACGACCGGCGAACGGCGCGGCCAAAGCACCGGCCGCACCCGCAACACCGAACGCACCCGCCGCCGCACTACCCAGGCCCAGGCGGGCATGCAGCATCAGCGCCAGCGTCGACCAGAACGCGCTGAAGCCCACTGCCAGCAACGACTGGCTGGCCACCGCACGGCGCAGCTGCGGCTGCTCGCGCCACAACGCCAGCAACGAACCCAACAATGCCGGATAACGCAGCGTGCTGGTCGGTGCGAAACGCGGCAGCGCACGCGCCATCACCGCGCCCATCGCCGCCACCGATACCGCGGCCAGCACGAACTGGGTGCGCCAGCCCCATGCCTCGGCCACTACGCCACTGACCACGCGCGACAGCAGGATGCCGAGCAGCAGGCCGGTCATTACCCGGCCGACGATCTGGCCGCGCTGAGCATCCGGCGCCAGCACCGCAGCGGCCGGCACGATGTCCTGTGCCAGCGTGGCCATCAACCCGACCAGCAGGCTGGCCATCAGCAGGCCCGGCAGGTGCCCGGCCATCGCTGCAGCGCCCAATGCCAGTGCCAGCAACGCGGACTTCAACAGGATCAGGTTGCGGCGGTCGAACCGGTCGCCCAACGGCGCCAGCAGCAGGATGCCCACCGCATAGCCGAGCTGAGTCAAGGTCGGTACCAGGCCGGCGGCGCGCTCACCGGCGCCGAGGTCCTGGGCGATCAGGCCCAGCATCGGCTGGCTGTAGTAGAGCGAGGCGACCGAGAAGCCGGCGCCGGCCGCCATTGCCAGCACCAGCGGGGTGGAGGGTGCGGTCGCGGGTGCGGCGGCGACGGACAGCGAAGGGGTAGACATGGGGAGTCCGGTGGAGGAAGTGGACGCATCGTGCCTGTATTCACCAAACGTCTGTAGTAGGCTTCATTACATATCCTTCATACGCACTACGCATGAATGACCTCGCTACCGGTGCCGATCGCCTGGATCTGCTGCGCACCTTCCTGCGCATCGTCGATGCCGGCAGCCTGTCTGCTGCTGCCGTGCAGCTGGGCACCACCCAGCCGACGGTCAGTCGCCGCCTGCAGGCACTGGAGCGACAGCTCGGCCTGCGCCTGCTGCAGCGCTCCACCCACGGCCTGCAGCTGACCGAAGATGGCCTGCGCTGCCAGCGCCATGCGCAACGCGTGGTCGACGAATGGGAGTCGCTGCAGGCCGAACTGCACGGCGAACCGGAAACGCTGCGCGGACGCCTGCGGGTAATGGTGCCGCACGCCTTCGGCCAAGCGCAGCTGCTGCCGACCATGCTCGCGTTCCTCGCCCAGCACCCACAGCTGAGCCTGGAGTGGATCCTTGAAGATCGTCGCCCGGATTTCATCGCCGAAGGCATCGACTGCGCGGTGCGGGTGGGTCCGGTCGACGAACCGCGCATGGTCGCACTGCCGCTCGCCGAAGTGCCGCGCATCGTCGTGGCAGCGCCGTCGCTGGTGCAGGCCACCGCGATCAGCACACCAGAACAAGCGCAGGCACTGCCGTGGATCTCACTGGTCACCTACTACCGCGAACGCCTGCTGCTGCATGACGCACAGGGCCGCGCGCATACGCTGTCGATCAGCCCACGCCTGCTCAGCGACAACCTGTTCGTGGTGCAGCAGGCCGCACGCGCTGGGCTGGGCGCAGCGGTGGTCTCGGCCTGGCTGGTAGCCGACGATCTCGCACAGGGGCGGCTGGTACAGCTGCTGCCGGACTGGCAGGCGCCGGCACTGCCGGTGCACGTGGTATTTCCCGCTGCGCGTCAGCAGCCGCCGCGGCTGCGCGCCTTCATCGATGCAATGAAGGCCGCACTGCCGCAGCTGCACGGAATGCGTCCGGCGCCGCGCTGACGTCGCTCACAACGTCTCGGCCAGGAACGCCAGCACGGCGGGCCCAGCCTCACTGTCCGCGTGCGCGTGGCCTTCTGCGGTACCCCCCACTTCAATGAAGGGCCCCACGTCATGGCGATGGGTGGTCGGTTGCAGAACCGGTGTGATCAGGTGTCCCGCATCCGGGTAATAGAGGAAGCGATCGCGATCACCTCGTCCTGCTTCGGCCAGCCGCCGTTGCGCAACCGCCATCAACACGCCGGAGTCGCCGAGGCGGTCATCACCGCCGCCCACCCACAGCGTGCGTGCGACGATCTTCTCGATCGGCAACACCGCGGCCTGCAGCGCCGGCGCCCATTGCGGCCCTGGACGTCCCCAGTCGACATCGTCGCGGTACGGCAACCACGGCAGCGGTTTGCCCTGCCAGCTCAGCGGCGATCGATCCACGGCCCGGAAATCGGCAGGAGCCACATCCCGCGCAATGCCACGGAAGGGCACCGGACTCCCTACCCAGGAGACCGCAACCCGCAGGGTCGGCAGGTGGATTGCCGTGGCCATGGCTGCAATGCCACCCCAGGAGCCCCCCCAGCAACCCGACCCGCTGCGGTTCCACCCCAGGGTGCCGCTGAAGCCAATGCACCGCGTCACGTACGGTCTCCAACGGAACGTCAATCAGATCCTTGGGCACGCCTGGCCCGCGATACCACGCAATCGACAATGCGACGTAGCCGTTGCTGGCCAGCCAGGCGGCATACATGTCACCGCCCTCGAACCCGCCTTCTGCGCCGCCCAGCGTCACCATCGCCGCCACGCGGGCGCCGGGTCGCAGATCCGCTGGCAGATACAGATGCGCCTCACGCCCACCAATCTCGACCCGTTGCACCTGCACGCCTGGCAGCATCAGGTGGCGCTGCAATGTTCGCCGTGCAACCACCGAACCGGCCCGTTCCACTTCCAGTTCAAACGTCTGCGGCAGGAACCCCATGCCATCGGCGGCGCGGCGCCACGGCAGCGGTAGTGCACTGGCGCGTCCCTGCTGCGGCTGCATCGACCAGATCAGTCCGCTCGCATCGATCCCGCGGTAGCTACCCTGCTCCGATCCGCTGCGGGCAGTATCGACCTGGCCATCCAGGTCAGCACGCAACACTGCCTCCGACTGCCAGCGCTGGCCACGGCTGTCCTGCATCGACAGGCGCAGGCGCACCGCCTCGGCAACCGCAAGGCCTCCCACCGTGATCACCGGAACGCGATCAGCACGTCCCTGCTGGTCATCCACCTCAACGCGGACATCGGCCATCGCCGGGATCGCCAGCGCGCACAGCAACCATCCCCAACCTCGTCGCATCCGCATGTCTTGCCCTCACCTGCAAAGTGAGCAGGGTGCCCTGATGGCCATGCGTGTCCCGCAGAATCCAGCGTCGATGGCGCCAACCGTGCCGCCGCTGGCCTCAACCGTGTTTCAAGCGTGCTTCCAGAGCCGCGGCCAAGGCGGGGCGGTAACTTCGACTGACCGGCACCTGCACACCCCCGGCCAACTCAAGCAGCGCGTCACCGTTGTGACGTTCGACAAGGCCCTGCACGCGCAACGGGTTGACCAGCACCGAGCGATGCACGCGCAGCAGGCCGCTCGGCACCAGACGCTCGGCCAACCGGGCAATCGGCTCGCGCAGCAGATGCAGGCGAGGCCCGACATGGACGCAGGCGTAATGCCCGGCCATGTCGATGTAGTCGATCTGCGCCACGGGTACGTAGTGCGTTCCGCCTGCGGCGGGAACAGCCAGAGCCCGGGCATGGCACTCTCCTTCGTCGAGCAACCCGGCCAGGCGCCGTACGCGCGCGATCGCCTCCTGCAGTCGTGGCATCGCCACCGGCTTGAGCAGGTAGTCGGCCACGCCCAGTTCAAAAGCCTGCAGTGCATGCTGTGGCAGCGCGGTCACGAAGATGGTGTGCGCGGCCAGCGCTGGCTGCTGCGCCGGCAGCTCCCAGCCCCGGCCATCAGGCAGCACCAGATCCAGCAGCAACAGATCGAAGCGTCGCCCCAGCAGCAGGTGCCGCGCCTGTTCAAGGCTGGCAGCTTCGGCATCGACCCTGACCTGCGGGATACGTGCCAGCAGCTCACGCAGGCGGTGACGCGCCAACGCCACGTCATCCACCAGCAACACGCTCAACGGGCGCATCATGCCGCACGTTCCGGCAGGAGCAGGCAGACCCTGTAGCCGGTGTCCATGCGGCCAGCCTGCAGATGGCCGCCGACCATCGCCAAGCGGCGCTGCAGCGTGTCCAGGCCACTGCCGAGGCCGTCGCCACGCGCAGGACGCAGGCAGGGATTGAACACAGCGACCTGCAGCCCGTTACGGTGTACCTCTGCTTCCAGCTCGATCTGCAGGGGCGGATCCCCCGCCTGCCAGCCGCTGTGCAGGACGGCGTTCTCGATCAGGGGCTGCAGCAACAACCCCGGCACCGGCCACCCCAAGGCCTCCGCACTGGCCTGCAGGTGCAGATGCAGCGCCTCGTCATGGAGCAGCGATTGCAGGGCCACATAATCCTGCGCGGCTCCCAGCTCATCAACCAACGAACGTTGCGCCGGGCATTGCAGGGTGTCGCGCAACAGCGAGGACAGCTGCACCAGGGCCGCGTCCGCCGCCAGCGGGCGCAGCAGCGCCAGGCCGCCGATGGCGTTGAGCGCGTTGAACAGGAAATGATGCTGGAGGTGTTGGCGCAGGGCCACTTCGCGGGCGAGCTGCAGGGCCTCCGATTGTGCTTTCAGTCGCTGCAGCCAGGCCAGGCCGTGGCCTGTACCGGCCACTGCGATGAATGTTGGCAAGGCGAACAGCGCGGTAATGCCGATTGCCCGAGCCACCTGCCCGGACGACGGCAGCGGCTGTTCCTGCCACAGCTGCAGCAGCAGGTGGCCCAACCCCCAGCCCAGAGCGGTCAATGCCGGAGTCAGCAGCAGGCCCAGCAGCATCCAGACGGCCAGGTGATGCCGTCCCGGCAATGGCCAGCGCCGACACGCCGCCCACAGCAACGGCGTCGCCAGCATCCAGGGCAACTCGGCGCCGAGGATGAACAACGCCGCTGGCACCAGGCCACCCGGTTGCTGGCTCAGGTGTACCGCTGGAATGGACGTGGCGATGAGCAGCCCCCACAACGCCAGCATCACCCCGAGCGGGCGAGGCAGCGACAGCGGCGCTTCATGGGCGGGCAGCAGGGAAAGTGGCAAAGCAGGCATGCAAGGAATCGAACAGGAAACGGGCACCATGCTAGGTGCCCGCACCGGTTCGTTCCCGTGCCGGAAGCAAGGGGCTCATCCACGCATGGCGTGGATCTACTGCTGATCGCAGGAATGGATACCTTGACGGTCGCCGGTAGTTCCACGCCATGCGTGGATTCCGTCCAACCCCACAATCAGTCAGCTTTCGCCGCCCCTGCATTCCACGCCGCCACCTTGGCCTTGGTATCAGCCAACATCCTGTCCAGCGCGGCACGGTCATACACGTTGCCACGCAGGATCACGCTGTCGATCTTTTCGGTGGCAGCGATGTCCTGCAGCGGGTTGGCGGTCAGCAGCACGAGATCGGCAGCCTTGCCCTGCGCGACACCGCCGTAGCGGTCCATCTGGCCGAACCAGGCCGGGCCGGAACGGGTTGCGGCCGACAGCGCCTGCGGTGCGCTCAGGCCTTCCTTCACGAACAGCTGCAGTTCCTGGTGCAGGGCGATGCCCGGGAAGTTGAACGAGTTGAGGAAGCCCGCATCGGTACCGGCGATGATCGTCACGCCGGCCTCCTGCAGCATCGGCAGCACTGCAGCGACCTGGTGGTACTGCGCGTGGCGCGCTTCGATCTGCGCCGGCGTCGCCTTCGCCGCGCGGTCCACGCGCCACTGGTAGGTCGCGCGCAGGCCCGGGCCGATGTAGGCCAGGTACGGATCGTTGGCGTGGTCATCCTGGTCAAGGAAGTCGAGGATGCGGCCACCGTTGAGGGTCGGGGTCACGAATACGCCACGCTTGGCGAAATCACGGTAGGCGTGCATCGCCGTGTCACGGTCGAAGCTGGCGTCGAGGCGGCGGTTGGCTTCGGCGCGGTCGATCCGGCCGGCACCGAAGTCGGTGGCGATCTTCGCTTCGTCCTTGCTGCCGGCCTTGAATGCGTAGTCCAGGTGCTCGATCGAGGCCAGGCCGGCATCGACCGCCTGCTCCACGGTCAGCGCCATCGGGATGTGACCCGAGGCCTTGAAGCCGGCCTTGCGCGCGGCACTGGCCGAGTACAGGAACAGTTCCGGCTTCAGCGTGCTGTCGGTGATCTTCACGAAATCAACGTTGTCGTGCTGCAGGCGGGCGATTGCCTTGTCGGCGTCGGCCTCGCTGCCCACTTCGATCGTGCCCTTCCAGACCGGCTTGATGCCCTCGATCTTCGCGCCCGAACTGAGCAGGCGTGGGCCGAACAAGGTGCCCTTGGCGATCTCGCCGCGCCACTGCAGCACCTGCCCGGGCAGATCGCCGGAACAGTCGCGCACGGTGGTGATGCCGTGCGCGATGTACAGCGGCAGCAGTGCCTTGTTCTCTTCGATCAGCGCCGGGCCACCACCGAAGTGCACGTGCATGTCCCACAGGCCCGGGATCAGGTACTTGCCCTTGGCATCGATCTGGCGGGCCGCACTCCACTGGCTGCGCAGCTGCGCGTCCGGGCCAACGGCGACGATGTCCTCGCCACGGATCACCACACTCTGCCCGGCCAGGGTGCTGGCGTGCTCGACATCAACCACGGTGGCGTTGCGGATCAACAGGTCAGCACGCTCGGCGGCAGACGCCGACAACGGTGCAACCGCAAGAAGGATGGCGAGGGACAATGGACGGGAGCGGAACATGGACAGGATCCTGGTAGGCACGACCAGCGTGCGGGGTGGAAGGGGCTCGATATCAGCGCGTCGCGCCGTGCTGGCGCAGCAGCGCTTCAATGTTGGTATAGCCGCGTTGACGGGCATGGGCCAGCGGTGTAGCGCCATCGCCGTCGGCCAGCTCCGGGTTGGCGCCGGCCTCCAGCAGCAGCTGCACGATCTGCACATGGCGCGCGCCGCCATCGCCAAGCAGGATCGCCTCCAGCAGCGCGGTCCAGTGCAGCCGGTTGACATGGTCCACCGCCACACCGGCGCGCAGCAGCGTGCGCACGGTGGCGACGTGCCCGCGCTCGGCGGCCGGAATCAGCGCGGTGCCACCATAGCGGTTGGTGCTGCGCAGATCGGCGC is a genomic window containing:
- a CDS encoding LytR/AlgR family response regulator transcription factor, with the translated sequence MMRPLSVLLVDDVALARHRLRELLARIPQVRVDAEAASLEQARHLLLGRRFDLLLLDLVLPDGRGWELPAQQPALAAHTIFVTALPQHALQAFELGVADYLLKPVAMPRLQEAIARVRRLAGLLDEGECHARALAVPAAGGTHYVPVAQIDYIDMAGHYACVHVGPRLHLLREPIARLAERLVPSGLLRVHRSVLVNPLRVQGLVERHNGDALLELAGGVQVPVSRSYRPALAAALEARLKHG
- a CDS encoding sensor histidine kinase, which gives rise to MPALPLSLLPAHEAPLSLPRPLGVMLALWGLLIATSIPAVHLSQQPGGLVPAALFILGAELPWMLATPLLWAACRRWPLPGRHHLAVWMLLGLLLTPALTALGWGLGHLLLQLWQEQPLPSSGQVARAIGITALFALPTFIAVAGTGHGLAWLQRLKAQSEALQLAREVALRQHLQHHFLFNALNAIGGLALLRPLAADAALVQLSSLLRDTLQCPAQRSLVDELGAAQDYVALQSLLHDEALHLHLQASAEALGWPVPGLLLQPLIENAVLHSGWQAGDPPLQIELEAEVHRNGLQVAVFNPCLRPARGDGLGSGLDTLQRRLAMVGGHLQAGRMDTGYRVCLLLPERAA
- a CDS encoding acyl-CoA thioesterase/BAAT N-terminal domain-containing protein — translated: MLCALAIPAMADVRVEVDDQQGRADRVPVITVGGLAVAEAVRLRLSMQDSRGQRWQSEAVLRADLDGQVDTARSGSEQGSYRGIDASGLIWSMQPQQGRASALPLPWRRAADGMGFLPQTFELEVERAGSVVARRTLQRHLMLPGVQVQRVEIGGREAHLYLPADLRPGARVAAMVTLGGAEGGFEGGDMYAAWLASNGYVALSIAWYRGPGVPKDLIDVPLETVRDAVHWLQRHPGVEPQRVGLLGGLLGWHCSHGHGNPPADPAGCGLLGRESGALPWHCAGCGSCRFPGRGSIAAELAGQTAAVVAVPRRCRLGTSRAAMGAGAAGRGVADREDRRTHAVGGRR
- a CDS encoding acyl-CoA thioester hydrolase/BAAT C-terminal domain-containing protein, whose amino-acid sequence is MLPIEKIVARTLWVGGGDDRLGDSGVLMAVAQRRLAEAGRGDRDRFLYYPDAGHLITPVLQPTTHRHDVGPFIEVGGTAEGHAHADSEAGPAVLAFLAETL
- a CDS encoding MFS transporter; this translates as MSTPSLSVAAAPATAPSTPLVLAMAAGAGFSVASLYYSQPMLGLIAQDLGAGERAAGLVPTLTQLGYAVGILLLAPLGDRFDRRNLILLKSALLALALGAAAMAGHLPGLLMASLLVGLMATLAQDIVPAAAVLAPDAQRGQIVGRVMTGLLLGILLSRVVSGVVAEAWGWRTQFVLAAVSVAAMGAVMARALPRFAPTSTLRYPALLGSLLALWREQPQLRRAVASQSLLAVGFSAFWSTLALMLHARLGLGSAAAGAFGVAGAAGALAAPFAGRFADRLGCHAVARLAIAVALLGFGLLLAESWLPAAALLPLLAVSALLFDFGFQSALVAHQTLVYGLVPPARSRLNALLFTGMFIGMAAGGALGSLALAQWGWYGVAWLAVVCAGGSLLLRLK
- a CDS encoding LysR family transcriptional regulator, which gives rise to MNDLATGADRLDLLRTFLRIVDAGSLSAAAVQLGTTQPTVSRRLQALERQLGLRLLQRSTHGLQLTEDGLRCQRHAQRVVDEWESLQAELHGEPETLRGRLRVMVPHAFGQAQLLPTMLAFLAQHPQLSLEWILEDRRPDFIAEGIDCAVRVGPVDEPRMVALPLAEVPRIVVAAPSLVQATAISTPEQAQALPWISLVTYYRERLLLHDAQGRAHTLSISPRLLSDNLFVVQQAARAGLGAAVVSAWLVADDLAQGRLVQLLPDWQAPALPVHVVFPAARQQPPRLRAFIDAMKAALPQLHGMRPAPR